The [Clostridium] celerecrescens 18A genomic sequence CTGTATCACCCAGTCATGGGTTGCATGGGGACTTGCTTATACAAAGGTTGAATCAAGAGATTTTTTAAAGCTATCCATCCCCAACGCATATCTTGCCGGCGTGCTGCAGTATGTCGCAACCTTTATTATGTTGGGCGGACTTGGAGCCGCATGGTTCCTTTCATAACAAGCACAGCCTTAATATTGAAAACCCGAACTCTTCAAACTTAAGAAAGATCACCCATAGGTCCGGGCGCGCCTTTGCGCACCCGGACGCTTTTCACAATTCATCTGAATGAGAGAATAAATATTGTTAAAACTAAGGTGCAAACACCTAACAAGTATACCTTTATGCCAGAATGCGTGGCTAGGAAATGGAAAGGAATGGAAAATTAATGGCAGAACGAATACACAGACCGGTTCGTATGGGAATTGACGTAGGCGGTACCTATACCAAATGCGTTGCAATGGATAACGATACCCATGATATTATCGGAAAAAACGAAGTAAAAACGACACATGACCACAAAGACGGCGTTGCTGCCGGAGTTGTGCAGAGCTTTAAGAACTGCATGAACGAAAATAATATCTCTCCGGAAGATGTGGTTTTCGTGGCTCACTCCACCACCCAGGCTACCAATGCCTTTATCGAGGGCGATGTGGCAAGCGTCGGAGTCGTAGGAGTAGCAGGGGGTGGTCTTGAGGGCTTTCTGGCAAAGCGCCAGCTGGCTTTAAAAAACATTGTGCTGGATGAAAAAGTCGGCCGTATGATCAAAGTGTATAATACCTTTATTAAGAAAAAAATGCTGACAGAAGATATCATCAATAAGAACATCGATGATCTGCTTGCCCAGGGCTCTCAGGTAATGGTGGCTTCCATGGCCTTTGGCGTGGACAGTATGGGGGAAGAGCAGATGATCCATGACTGCGCAAAGAAGAAAAATGTGCCTGTAACAATGGCTTCCGATATTACAAAACTTTACGGACTTACCCGCCGTACCCGTACGGCGGCAATCAATGCCTCCATTCTGCCGAAGATGATGATGACTGCAAATGCAACAGAAACCTCAGTAAAATCTGCGGGCGTCAACGTGCCCTTAATGATTATGAGAGGTGACGGCGGTGTTATGGAGATCGGTGAAATGAGAAAGCGTCCGATCCTGACTGCACTATCCGGTCCGGCAGCATCGGTTATGGGTTCCCTCATGTATCTTCGTGCTTCCAATGCCATCTATTTTGAGGTTGGAGGTACTACCACCAACATCGGGGTCATCAAAAACGGCCGTCCTGGTGTGGATTATGCAAAAATCGGGGGTCACGACACCTATATCAACTCTCTGGATGTCCGGATCTTAGGCTGCGCGGGCGGTTCCATGGTCCGTGTCAATGATAAATGTGTGGTAGATGTAGGCCCTCGTTCCGCTCATATCGCCGGCTGTGAATATGCCTGCTTTATGCCGGAAGATGAGATCGTTGATCCACAGATCGAAATGGTAAGCCCAAAACCAGGGGATCCGGGTGACTATGTGACCCTGCGGTTAAAGAATGGAAAGCGCATCTGCTTTACCAATACGGATGCTGCAAACGTCCTGGGCTTAATTGATGAAAAATATTTTGCCCATGGCAATGCAAATTCCGCCAGAAAGGCCATGCAGCCTGTTGCTGATAAGCTTGGCATAACAGTAGAAGAACTGGCTACCCAGATTCTGGATAAGGACTTTGAAAAGATCAATGCCTGCATCAACTCTCTGGCTGAAAAGTACAAGTTAGATCATGACAGCATGAAACTGGTTGGCTGCGGCGGCGGTGCTGCTTCCCTGGTTCCTTACTGCGCCGGCAAGATGGGACTGCAGTACAGCATCCCGGAAAATGCGGAAGTAATTTCTTCCATAGGCGTGGCGCTGTCCATGGTTCGTGACGTGGTAGAGCGTGTCATTCCAAACCCAACACAGGAAGACATCCGCGAGCTGAAAAAAGAGGCGGCAGATCTGGCAGTCAGCTCAGGCGCTTCTCCTGATTCAGTAGAGATCCATATAGAGATCGACAGCCAGACAGGAAAGGTGACGGCCATAGCCACAGGATCCACAGAAGTAAAGACCACAGATCTTTTAAAGGCCTGCGAGGAGCCGGAGGCTTGCGAGCTTGCTATACAGGATTTCGGTCCCAAGATCTGCAATGTGGAATTGGCTGAGATGACAGACAAGTTTTATGTTTATAAAGGAGAAAAAGACGGTAAAACACCTCTGCGTATCGTAGACAGCAAGGGATTCATTAAAGTTCAGTGTTCCGACGGTGTTGTAGAGAAATGTAAGGCAAAGGATTACGAAGAGGTTGTGGAAAAGCTTTGGAAGGAGAACGCCGTGTTTAAGACGGATACCGTGCTGCGTCCGGATTTCTTTGTATGTTTCGGACCCAGGGTATGCGACTACAGTGCAGTGGATTTAGAGCAGGTTATGCTTCTTATGAATCTGGACCTAGGTGACCGGGAGCCAGAGGAAGATGTCCTGATCATAGCTTCCGTACAGGAGATTTAATCGATTATGAAGAAGGAAGAGTTTCGGAATGCCCTAAAGCCCATTACAGATGGACTTTTCGGAAAGCAGAGGACAAGCGTGTATGAGCGCCCCCACTTTGACGTACGTCCAATCGAAGACATGGTAAATGACTTAGCGGAAATTGAACCGGTGGAATGGTATTCCTATGCATTTTCCAGAGAGCCTTTAAATGGAAGGTTTAACGAGGAGCAGCGAAAGGAATGGATGGAGAAAAGTCTGGCCTGCGGCAAAGAATATGCTCATAAGGTTTGTGAAAAGTACCAGACCAGGGATCCTAAGAAGCTGGCACAAGCCATGGGAATGGATATCTCCTTTCCGGAATACCCGGATAAAACCGACCGGGTGCTATTCGCTGAATACCGGGTACCTAATAAAATCTGCATCTATATGGATGCAGTGAAAAAAGGGGAGAAGCTCTTTGGAAGGCTGGGGATTTCAGAATTGTTAGCAGAGGGGCTTGATATCAGCCGCCTTCTGCTGGCCCACGAGCTTTTTCATTTCGTGGAAGAGCAGTACAAACATGAAATTTTCACGAAGACAAAGAAGGTCAGACTGTGGTCCCTTGGTTTTCTTCATAACGATTCTAATGTGATCGCCTTCAGCGAAATTGCGGCAATGGGGTTTGCCCAGGAGATCATGGGAATCACCTATTCCCCCTATATAATGGATGTATTTTTGGTATATGGCTATTCACCGGAAGAAGCCAGCGGACTTTACGAGGAGATGATGGTCTGCGCGGGGAGAACGCCGCGGACCGCCTAAGAGAAAGAGGAGAAGATATGAGTTTAAAAATTCCATATGAGGCAGTAAAAGAAACAATTAAAAAAGCGTTGTTAAATGCAGGTCTTACCATGGAACAGGCTGAGGTCTGTGCAACCATCCATGCCCAGTCCAGTGCCGATGGAGTAGAGAGCCATGGATTAAACCGTGTTCCGCGTTTTGTAGAATATGTGCAGAAGGGCTGGGTGGACCCAAAGGGACAGCCGGAGCTTATAGGGGCCAGAGGAGCCGTTGAGAATTACGACGGACATTTAGGAATCGGTATTACCAATGCAATGTTTTGTGCAGACCGGGCCATGGAGCTTGCCAAGGAACATGGGATCGGATGCGTTGCCTTGAGAAATACGACACACTGGATGCGTGGCGGCACCTATGCATGGAGAATGGCGGAAGCCGGCTTCATGGGTATGAGCTGGATCAACACGGAGAGCTGTATGCCTTTGTGGGGCAGTGATGAGCCGGGCGTAGGAAATAACCCGTTCTGCATTGCCATTCCAAGAGTGGATGGCCCGATTGTTCTTGATATGGCGATGAGCCAGTATGCTTATGGAAAGCTTGGAGTTTACCGTCTGGCAGACAAAAAGCTTCCATTCCCCGGAGGCTTTGATAAAGACGGAAACTTAACGGATGATCCGGGAGCCATTGAGGAAAGCCGAAGGATCCTTCCCACCGGATACTGGAAGGGAAGCGGTATGGCCATTGCGTTAGATCTGGCAGCAGCTCTCATGGCAAACGGTAACAGCGGTTTTGATATGGATGAAGAAGGAAGAGGAAGCTGCACTGGCTGCTGTCAGATTTTCATTGCTTATGATCCATATCTTTTCGGAACAAAGGAAGAAATCCAGGAAATGCTTAACCGGCGTGTTGCTGCGGCGGATGCAAGTCATCCGGAGCGGGAAGGCGGCCAGGTTACCTGTCCGGGAGAACGCACCATCACCACCAGGGAACGCAGCATGAAGGATGGCGTATCCGTGGATGAGACTGTCTGGGACCAGGTAGTTGCCATTTCAGAAGGCGATTTATATACAAAAGATATTGCAAGCAAATAAAAAGGGACTGTTCCCCATGGGGAGCAGAAGGGAGAAAACTTATGCTTTTTTCTAATATTTCAGTTGCAGAAACATACGATTATCTGGAAGATAAATTCCGGGCAGCCTATGAGTGGCTGAGAGAAACGGATATCCGTTCTTTACCGGTAGGAAGCTATGAGATCAAGGGAGATATGGTGGTGGCAAATGTACAGGAATACACCACTTTTCCTGCAGAGCAGGGATCCTTTGAGACCCATGAGAAATATTTTGATATTCAGTACATGGTTTCCGGAAGGGAACAGTTCGGCGTCTGCAAAAGAGACGGCTTAAAGGTGAAGGAACGGATTGAGGAAAACGATGTGATCTTCTATGAAGAACCGGAGTTTAGCGGAAGCGTTCTGCTGGAAGAAGGAGATTTAATCATTGTGGCTCCTGAAGATGCCCATAAGCCCCGCTGCGCGGCAGGAAAGCCCTGTGATGTAAAGAAGGTCGTAGTAAAGATCGCCCTCTAAAAAGATCTGTCCGGCCTATCGTAATTCCAGGCCGGACAGAGAACGTTAAATGATATTCATGGTCAAAGGCATCATAAGGTGGGTGATCAGGACCTGATAGGCCTGGAGGCTATCCTCTTTTTTCAGATGCTGGTAAAAGGTTAAATGTTCTTCGTAGGTTGCCTGTGCACGGCCGGTGACGGTCAGAGCATTGGCAGTGGTCAGATGTATGGTATAAAGAAGGCGCTGGAACAGATGGTCAAATTCGCTGTTCTCAGCGAAATGGACTAAAAGCATATGGAACTGATGGTCTTCTTCTGTAAAGGAATCCGGGAAATTCTTTGCGGAGAGAGCGGTTTTCTGCCTGGCAAGGGATTCTTCCATATCCTTTAAAAGCTTGTGAAGCCGTTTTTTATCCTCGCAGCCTGCGGCCAGATGGACACAAAAGCCCTCAATGGCGCAGCGGACCTGGATGGATTCCCGCATGGTCTCCTTGTCCAGACGCCGGATCATGAAACCGCGGCTTGGAATGATGGTAATATAACCTTCCTGAGAGAGATACTGAAGTGCCTCACGCAGAGGGGTCCGGGAAATACCCAGCTCCTTTGCCAGTCTGGTTTCCGAGTATAAAACCTCTGAGTCCAGGGATTTGGAAAGGATCTGTTCTTTAATTGTATGATAAGCCTGATATTGCAGGGAACCGGTATCGTTCATGAAAGACTCCTGTCGTTTTTGGAAATACCAGACAGCCTTGTCTGGCTATAAGTGTTACGGAAATTATCATACCCGAAAAGATCCATGAAGTCAATAAAAAAAGATTGACCGGTATACCGGTATACTGGTATAATAAATAGAGAAAGAAAAAACTATTTTTAACACAGGAGGTACTAACAATGAGCGCATATGAACTGGGAAATGGGTTAAGAGTCATTGATTTAACAAAGCAGCTGGATCCGGAAACTGAGACAAGACGGTGCCATTTATTCCGTTTTAACACAGGCGGTCCTATTCCGGATTTCCACACCATTATGGACTTAACCAGCCATTTAGGCACTCATGTGGAATGTCCATATCACCACAACGATAACTGGACAGACGTACAGGGTCTGCCTATCAGCACCTTCATGGGCCGTGCGATCCTTGTAAACATCGATCATATGGAGCCTAACGGCAAGATTAAGGGAGAAGATTTAGAAAAAGCCTGCGGCGACCGCATCAAAGAAGGAGATATCGTTATCCTGGATTCCCCACGCAAGCTTCCCCCATTCACTCCTGCTTCTAATACGAAAGAGGATAAGCGCCTTTTCATCTGCCGTGAGACTGCAGAGTGGTTAAAGGAGAAGAAAGTAAAATGCGTTGGCTTTGGCGACGGCGTTTCCATTGAGAGCAACAACGAGGATGTATGCGCATTCCACGATGTTTTGATGGAGGTTGATGTAGTATTCTTAGAGGTATTAAAGAATTTAGAAGAGCTGACCACTGACACTTTCTTCATGTCCTACGCTCCGATTCCGATCAAAGGACTGGATTCCTGCCCGATCCGCGCATATGCCATCGAGGGAATTGCGGAATTTTCGAAATAATAGAGGGTGATATTTATGAAGATTGCTGTTATAGGGGCAGGGGCAATGGGTTCCATCTATGGTTCCCATTTGTCCTTGAACAATGAAGTATATATGGTAGATACGGCGCCTGCAGTTGTGGAGCACATCCAAAAGGAAGGGATCAAGGTTCTGGAAGATAACGAGGAGCATATTTACCGTCCCAATGCTGTTGCTTCCACAGAAGGTATGGAGCCTGTGGACCTTGTCATTCTGTTCGTTAAATCCTTATATTCCAAAGCAGCACTGGATGCAAACAGAAGCCTGCTCGGCCCTGGAACCTACTTGATGACCTTGCAGAATGGTTCCGGCCATGAGGATATCCTGGAGGAGTTTGTTTCCAGGGATCATATGGTTATCGGTACCACAGACGACAACGGCGCAGTTTTGGGACTTGGCTATGTGAAACGAGGCGGTACAGGCAATACCAACGTAGGCATGCTGGCAGAAGATAAAGAGCAGTTCCTTCCAAGGCTGAAAGAAGCTTTTGAATGCTGCGGCTTTCGGGTAAATGTCCATTCCAATATCCAGCAGCTTATTTGGAACAAGCTTTTTACTAATGTATCATTAAGTGCGGTCACAGGCATACTTCAGGTGGATATTGGGTATATCGCATCCAATGAGCATGCCTTTAATATGACGGTCCGCCTGATTAAAGAGGCGGCTTCCGTGGCCCGTGGTCTGGGCCTACATGCGGATGACGATGAGATCATAGAAAAGGTGAAGAAAACCTCGGAGATGTCTCCAAACGGCTGCACCTCCATCCGTGCAGATCTGCAAAATGGACGGAAAACAGAAGTAGATACGATCAGCGGTTCCGTAGTAAGGGCTGCAAAGAAATGCGGCATTCCGGTACCAACCCATGAGTTCCTGGTGGAAATGGTACACGCTATGGAAGACAAAAGCCGGTAACAGGATATAGAAAGAGGCTGGTTTTCCGCCGCAGGGTGTATGCGCTGCCGGAAACCGGCCTCTTAATCTTTTATCTTCGTAAAGGCAACGGGCCAAGGTCAAGCTTGCTTGATTTTGACGACTGAGAGAAGGGGTCTTATACATGTAAAGGGGAAAAGTCAAATGAGAAGGGGGATTACAAATCATGAAGAAATTATATGTTGCTTCCATTACTCCGTTTCAAGAAAATGGAGAAATCAATGAATCCGCTGCAAGGCAGCTTTGGGAGAGAAATATTTCAGAGGGAGCGGATGGATTTTTTATCGGGGGAAGCTCGGGGGAGTGTTTTCTTCTGACCAGAGAGGAGAGGGTCCGTTCCTTTGAACTTGCTTCAGAATATGTAAACCGCGCGGATATATTTGCTCACGTAGGATCCATCAGTACGGAGGAAGCTGTATTCTATGCGAAAAAGGCAAAGGATTTGGGCATCCGGAATATAGCGGCGACTCCTCCGCTTTACTTTGGATTCTCTGAGAAGGAGATCGCAGGATATTACTACGATATTGCTGAGGCAATCGGCCAGCCGGTTCTCTATTATAACATCCCATCCAGCACCCACAAAGAGCTGGAAGTTTCCCAACCGGATATTCAGGCGCTTTTAAAATCCGGTGCAATAGGATCTGTAAAGCATACCAATCTTAATCTGCTTCAGATGGAGCGGATGAGGAATATAAATCCGGATATTAAGTGCTTCGGAGGCTTTGAAAGCTGTATGGTGGCTTTCCTCGCCTTTGGCTGTGACGGCTTTATCGGAAGCAGCTTTAATTTTATGCTGCCCCAGTTTAAGCATGTGATGGAACAGTATCTGGATGGAAGGGAGGAGGAAGCCAGAATCCTCCAGACCAAATGCAACAACATCCTGGATGTGCTTTTAAAGAACGGATTGTGTGCAAACCTAAAGTATATCGTTTCCAGCCAGGGAATTCCGGCCGGAGAAGTGAGAAAGCCCATGCTGCCTCTGACGCAGGAGAAGAAGGACGAGATGGATCAGGTGCTTAAGCAGTATCTGGAGATTCGCTAGTGCTCTTTGGATACAAGCCACAGAATCAGGTTCAAAATAATAAAGGAGATGTTAGACATATGAAAGCGGTACAAATTGTAAAACCTTATGAGTTAAAAGTCATTGATGTAGAACTGCCGGTAATGGACGAAAAAAATAACGTACTGATTAAAATGACTGCTGCAGGAATCTGCGGCTCCGATGTAGGTATTTACCATGGAACCAATGCTGCGGCTACCTATCCCAGGATCATAGGACATGAAATGGTGGGAAAAGTGGCGGAAGTCGGTTCCTCTGTCAAGAATTTAAAAGTGGGTGACCGTGTAATCATCAACCAGGTGACAAGCTGTGGCCATTGTTATCCCTGCCGGATCGGACGGGGCAATGTATGCGACCATCTGGCTGTACGCGGCGTTCACATTGACGGAGGGTATCGTGAATATATGGCTGTACCGGAATCAGACTGTTATGTACTTCCGGATTCCCTTTCTGATGAAGACGCTGTTATGATTGAGCCTGCCACCATCGGCATCCAGTCCTGCACCCGTGCAGAGCTAGACAAGGATGACATGCTTTTAATCTACGGCTCCGGCGCTCTTGGAAGCTCCATATTAAAGACCGCCCGTTTGATCTGTGACCATATCATTGTTGCGGACATCCAGGATGATAAGCTGGAAACTGCTAAAAAGAACGGGGCTGCTTATACGATCAATACCTCGAAGGAGGACCTCCAGGAAAAGGTAAAGGAATATACCCACATGAGAGGAGCTACGGTTTCCATAGATGCTGTTTGCAGCAAGGATTCCCTGACTCAGCTTCTCCAGGCTACCGGAAACGCCGGCCGGGTTATGACCATGGGATTTTCTACGTCCCCTACGGAGGTCACTCAGTTTTCCATCACCTCTAAGGAACTAGATGTGAGAGGTTCCCGTCTTCAGAATAAGATGTTTGGAAAGGCCATTGAACTGATCAATGAGGGTAAACTGGATCTTAGCGGTTCTGTTTCTCATACCTTCCCCCTGATTCGCGCCCAGGAGGCGTTTGACTTTGTGGACAGCCATGATCCGTCTATTCGTAAGATCGTACTTACCTTTGATTTTTAGTCATAATGTATTCCCAAATAAATCAAGCGGTTCCTTCTGTATTTAAAACAGAAGGAACCGCTTTTTCTTATCAGCCGGCGCGTGCAGCGCATCCATAAGATAATCATATATACGCGTCATGGCTTCCGGCTCAACCCATTCAGGAGAATCCCGATAGCCGCCGTGCATGGTGCTTGAGACATCCATCTGACTGAGAATCATGTCAAACTCCGGTGGATGGCCCAAAAATCCGCTGCCCAGATTGGAAAGGGCATTTAGATAATGGATATCCCAACGGGGAATTGACGCTATGCTGATCGCAGGAATTCGGAGTCCGGAGAAAGAGGCTTCGTCGCTCTTAGGCAAAAATTTCACCAGGAGGCCGTTGTGGGCTGCCAGGATTTCCTTGTTGCAGAAAGTGCGTACAGACTCTTTTTTTGCATTCCCCCGGTCATAGACTGCGATGGTATCACCGTAACCGCATACATCCAGATTAATCACACCGGTAATGGCCTGGCGGTCCATTTGGCTGACGTAATGACGGCTTCCCGAATTGCCTGTTTCCTCTCCGTCAAAAAACGCAAAACGTGCAGGATAGTGTTCGGCGCGCAGGGCTTTGGCAAGAGCGATCAGGATGCAAAGGGCAGCAGCGTTGTCATTGGCCCCAAAGCTTCCGTATACCGCATCGTAATGGGCACAGAACAAGAGGCTGGGCCTGTTATCTTCCGGAGAAATTAAATAATTGATGATTCCTCTGGGAGCATTGGGAGAGGGAGCTTCTTCCTGACGTTCAAATAGCAGGTGTTCCTGCTCCAGGACCCTTTCCAAGGCCATACGGCGCAGATCAGGATCCTTCATGGAAAGTTCCGTTAAATATTTGTTCAGGTTCATGATCATTCCCCCTGTCGGGCGTCACCGGGCAGGCAGCTTTCAAGAGGCACTTTTATAACGATCTTGCGGATCGCCGCAGGGCTTTCTCCGGCCTGGATGGCAGGGATATGAACATCCCAGGGGAAATAAATGGCATAGGAGCCTGGAATCAGGCGGATGCGTCCCTCCGGAGCTACTGGATCATTGCGGAAGAAAAGAATGTCCCTGGGGGTATCAAGTAGATCCTCGTCTGCCTGACCGGTTTCATCCTTACTGTAAAAGCCGGCCTCTTCCGGGCCACCCTTGGCAAGAAACTGTACGTCGATATTTTTTCTGTGAATTTCCGGACGAAGGTCCTCCCGGTCTTTTGTGTCTAAATCAAGGACCTGCAGAATAACGGGCAGGCCGTCCAGTTCTATATTAAATACTCCTGGTTCATGAGCTGCCATATCGTTGTCCTTTAAAAAGCGGATGGCGCTGCGCAGGGGAGCCGGCAGCACGGCAAGCTGTTCCTCCAGCATGGGTTTGTAAATGTTTCCGAAAATCATGGGTAATTCCTCCTGTCTTATGGATTATTGGAGTCTTTCCGTCTTTCCTCTGTAGGCCCCTGTTACTGCATGGCCGTTAAGCCACCGTCCACACCTAGGATCTGGCCGGTCACAAAGGAGGCGGCATCGCTGCATAAATACAGTGCGGCGGCAGCAATATCCTCTTCACGGCCGATGCGTCCGAGAGGGATGCGGTCCGTCAGCTTTCCTAAAAATGCGGGATCATCCAGCTGGGATGAGTTAATAGGAGTCCGCACAAAGGTGGGCGCGATGGCATTGCAGGTAATGCCGTATTTTCCCCATTCACATGCTAATTGCTTTGTATACATATTGACTGCGCCTTTGCTGGTGCAATAAGCGATATAATCCTGTTTTGCACCGATAAAGCTCTTTACGGAAGAGAGATTGACAATACGCCCATATTGATTGGGAATCATGAAACGCTTTCCTACCGCACGGGTTACTGTGTGAATGCCTTTTACATTTAAGTCCATTACCTGATCAAAGGTATTTTCGTCGTAATCCTCCGCCGGCAGCAGACGGTTCATCCCGGCACTGTTAACCAGGATATCGATGCGGCCAAATGACTTGTCCACCTGATCAAGCATCTCTGCCACATCCTCACGGTCACGGATGTCACAGCGCAGGGAAAGAAAACTGCGGCCAGCCTGTTTTGCCTCTTCCTCAAGGCAGGCTGCCTTATCCGGATGCCCGCCGCAAACAGCCACGT encodes the following:
- a CDS encoding hydantoinase/oxoprolinase family protein: MAERIHRPVRMGIDVGGTYTKCVAMDNDTHDIIGKNEVKTTHDHKDGVAAGVVQSFKNCMNENNISPEDVVFVAHSTTQATNAFIEGDVASVGVVGVAGGGLEGFLAKRQLALKNIVLDEKVGRMIKVYNTFIKKKMLTEDIINKNIDDLLAQGSQVMVASMAFGVDSMGEEQMIHDCAKKKNVPVTMASDITKLYGLTRRTRTAAINASILPKMMMTANATETSVKSAGVNVPLMIMRGDGGVMEIGEMRKRPILTALSGPAASVMGSLMYLRASNAIYFEVGGTTTNIGVIKNGRPGVDYAKIGGHDTYINSLDVRILGCAGGSMVRVNDKCVVDVGPRSAHIAGCEYACFMPEDEIVDPQIEMVSPKPGDPGDYVTLRLKNGKRICFTNTDAANVLGLIDEKYFAHGNANSARKAMQPVADKLGITVEELATQILDKDFEKINACINSLAEKYKLDHDSMKLVGCGGGAASLVPYCAGKMGLQYSIPENAEVISSIGVALSMVRDVVERVIPNPTQEDIRELKKEAADLAVSSGASPDSVEIHIEIDSQTGKVTAIATGSTEVKTTDLLKACEEPEACELAIQDFGPKICNVELAEMTDKFYVYKGEKDGKTPLRIVDSKGFIKVQCSDGVVEKCKAKDYEEVVEKLWKENAVFKTDTVLRPDFFVCFGPRVCDYSAVDLEQVMLLMNLDLGDREPEEDVLIIASVQEI
- the yiaK gene encoding 3-dehydro-L-gulonate 2-dehydrogenase — protein: MSLKIPYEAVKETIKKALLNAGLTMEQAEVCATIHAQSSADGVESHGLNRVPRFVEYVQKGWVDPKGQPELIGARGAVENYDGHLGIGITNAMFCADRAMELAKEHGIGCVALRNTTHWMRGGTYAWRMAEAGFMGMSWINTESCMPLWGSDEPGVGNNPFCIAIPRVDGPIVLDMAMSQYAYGKLGVYRLADKKLPFPGGFDKDGNLTDDPGAIEESRRILPTGYWKGSGMAIALDLAAALMANGNSGFDMDEEGRGSCTGCCQIFIAYDPYLFGTKEEIQEMLNRRVAAADASHPEREGGQVTCPGERTITTRERSMKDGVSVDETVWDQVVAISEGDLYTKDIASK
- a CDS encoding YhcH/YjgK/YiaL family protein, with protein sequence MLFSNISVAETYDYLEDKFRAAYEWLRETDIRSLPVGSYEIKGDMVVANVQEYTTFPAEQGSFETHEKYFDIQYMVSGREQFGVCKRDGLKVKERIEENDVIFYEEPEFSGSVLLEEGDLIIVAPEDAHKPRCAAGKPCDVKKVVVKIAL
- a CDS encoding GntR family transcriptional regulator, which codes for MNDTGSLQYQAYHTIKEQILSKSLDSEVLYSETRLAKELGISRTPLREALQYLSQEGYITIIPSRGFMIRRLDKETMRESIQVRCAIEGFCVHLAAGCEDKKRLHKLLKDMEESLARQKTALSAKNFPDSFTEEDHQFHMLLVHFAENSEFDHLFQRLLYTIHLTTANALTVTGRAQATYEEHLTFYQHLKKEDSLQAYQVLITHLMMPLTMNII
- a CDS encoding cyclase family protein — protein: MSAYELGNGLRVIDLTKQLDPETETRRCHLFRFNTGGPIPDFHTIMDLTSHLGTHVECPYHHNDNWTDVQGLPISTFMGRAILVNIDHMEPNGKIKGEDLEKACGDRIKEGDIVILDSPRKLPPFTPASNTKEDKRLFICRETAEWLKEKKVKCVGFGDGVSIESNNEDVCAFHDVLMEVDVVFLEVLKNLEELTTDTFFMSYAPIPIKGLDSCPIRAYAIEGIAEFSK
- a CDS encoding ketopantoate reductase family protein, whose amino-acid sequence is MKIAVIGAGAMGSIYGSHLSLNNEVYMVDTAPAVVEHIQKEGIKVLEDNEEHIYRPNAVASTEGMEPVDLVILFVKSLYSKAALDANRSLLGPGTYLMTLQNGSGHEDILEEFVSRDHMVIGTTDDNGAVLGLGYVKRGGTGNTNVGMLAEDKEQFLPRLKEAFECCGFRVNVHSNIQQLIWNKLFTNVSLSAVTGILQVDIGYIASNEHAFNMTVRLIKEAASVARGLGLHADDDEIIEKVKKTSEMSPNGCTSIRADLQNGRKTEVDTISGSVVRAAKKCGIPVPTHEFLVEMVHAMEDKSR
- a CDS encoding dihydrodipicolinate synthase family protein, giving the protein MKKLYVASITPFQENGEINESAARQLWERNISEGADGFFIGGSSGECFLLTREERVRSFELASEYVNRADIFAHVGSISTEEAVFYAKKAKDLGIRNIAATPPLYFGFSEKEIAGYYYDIAEAIGQPVLYYNIPSSTHKELEVSQPDIQALLKSGAIGSVKHTNLNLLQMERMRNINPDIKCFGGFESCMVAFLAFGCDGFIGSSFNFMLPQFKHVMEQYLDGREEEARILQTKCNNILDVLLKNGLCANLKYIVSSQGIPAGEVRKPMLPLTQEKKDEMDQVLKQYLEIR
- a CDS encoding zinc-binding alcohol dehydrogenase family protein translates to MKAVQIVKPYELKVIDVELPVMDEKNNVLIKMTAAGICGSDVGIYHGTNAAATYPRIIGHEMVGKVAEVGSSVKNLKVGDRVIINQVTSCGHCYPCRIGRGNVCDHLAVRGVHIDGGYREYMAVPESDCYVLPDSLSDEDAVMIEPATIGIQSCTRAELDKDDMLLIYGSGALGSSILKTARLICDHIIVADIQDDKLETAKKNGAAYTINTSKEDLQEKVKEYTHMRGATVSIDAVCSKDSLTQLLQATGNAGRVMTMGFSTSPTEVTQFSITSKELDVRGSRLQNKMFGKAIELINEGKLDLSGSVSHTFPLIRAQEAFDFVDSHDPSIRKIVLTFDF
- a CDS encoding M28 family peptidase, producing MNLNKYLTELSMKDPDLRRMALERVLEQEHLLFERQEEAPSPNAPRGIINYLISPEDNRPSLLFCAHYDAVYGSFGANDNAAALCILIALAKALRAEHYPARFAFFDGEETGNSGSRHYVSQMDRQAITGVINLDVCGYGDTIAVYDRGNAKKESVRTFCNKEILAAHNGLLVKFLPKSDEASFSGLRIPAISIASIPRWDIHYLNALSNLGSGFLGHPPEFDMILSQMDVSSTMHGGYRDSPEWVEPEAMTRIYDYLMDALHAPADKKKRFLLF
- a CDS encoding YhcH/YjgK/YiaL family protein, whose protein sequence is MIFGNIYKPMLEEQLAVLPAPLRSAIRFLKDNDMAAHEPGVFNIELDGLPVILQVLDLDTKDREDLRPEIHRKNIDVQFLAKGGPEEAGFYSKDETGQADEDLLDTPRDILFFRNDPVAPEGRIRLIPGSYAIYFPWDVHIPAIQAGESPAAIRKIVIKVPLESCLPGDARQGE
- a CDS encoding SDR family NAD(P)-dependent oxidoreductase, which produces MKNEIYKNIFTLTGKKALIPGGTGGLGSAIARAFLQNGADVAVCGGHPDKAACLEEEAKQAGRSFLSLRCDIRDREDVAEMLDQVDKSFGRIDILVNSAGMNRLLPAEDYDENTFDQVMDLNVKGIHTVTRAVGKRFMIPNQYGRIVNLSSVKSFIGAKQDYIAYCTSKGAVNMYTKQLACEWGKYGITCNAIAPTFVRTPINSSQLDDPAFLGKLTDRIPLGRIGREEDIAAAALYLCSDAASFVTGQILGVDGGLTAMQ